The following proteins are encoded in a genomic region of Desulfurococcaceae archaeon:
- a CDS encoding tRNA pseudouridine(54/55) synthase Pus10 yields MQENFAVLVVRLLEKAEKILKEYPLCNSCLGRLFARHGVGLGNYERGLMVKTLLAMKLHNDYAKGVADRDSLKVLAAHAGDGIASMYRKLFSEDVAVDSCYLCGGKLGRELVERIAGDVCVKLKEYGASKFLIGVTISNEVLGKELELIIKHGVESSESIKREIKREVGKAVMALCNATPQFSSPEVVLIVNLDSTFNYEISVQSNPLFYAGRYRKLGRRISHIPWYTETGVKKYPLSVQEAVERVFKKIFEAEEVVIHAAGREDVDTRMVGSGRPVIVEVKSPRRRGVDVDALRLLVEGELRSLNVPVELRITSTASRGLVTLIKEHSKRKRKTYRVVIYSQEGIEVSELKRLEEFFENREVRQRTPLRILRCKKDRVRARKVYTVKTLQVSDKVFEALVLCEGGLYVKELVHCDDGRTTPCFAGILGKALIPIELDVIYVEE; encoded by the coding sequence ATGCAGGAAAACTTCGCGGTACTGGTCGTAAGGCTGCTCGAAAAGGCGGAGAAAATACTCAAGGAATATCCTCTATGTAATAGTTGTTTGGGGAGGCTATTCGCAAGGCACGGTGTCGGATTAGGTAACTACGAAAGGGGGTTAATGGTAAAGACCCTACTAGCGATGAAGCTCCACAACGACTACGCTAAAGGCGTGGCCGACAGGGATAGCTTAAAGGTACTTGCCGCTCACGCGGGAGACGGCATTGCGTCAATGTACAGAAAGCTGTTCAGCGAGGACGTGGCAGTTGACAGTTGCTACCTCTGCGGAGGGAAGCTAGGGAGGGAGCTAGTAGAGAGGATTGCCGGCGATGTATGCGTGAAGTTGAAGGAGTATGGAGCATCAAAATTCCTCATAGGAGTCACCATTAGTAACGAGGTTCTAGGCAAGGAGCTGGAGTTGATCATAAAGCATGGCGTAGAAAGCTCGGAGTCCATTAAGCGGGAGATCAAGAGAGAGGTGGGGAAGGCCGTGATGGCGCTATGTAATGCGACCCCCCAGTTTTCAAGCCCCGAAGTGGTCTTGATCGTAAACTTAGACTCAACATTCAACTACGAAATATCTGTTCAATCCAACCCACTATTTTACGCCGGGCGCTACCGGAAGCTGGGTAGGAGGATTTCGCATATACCCTGGTATACGGAGACAGGCGTGAAAAAGTATCCGCTAAGTGTTCAAGAAGCCGTTGAAAGGGTGTTCAAGAAGATCTTTGAAGCAGAAGAAGTCGTCATCCACGCGGCAGGGCGCGAAGATGTGGACACCCGGATGGTCGGGAGCGGGCGTCCAGTGATCGTGGAGGTGAAGTCACCTAGGAGAAGAGGCGTAGACGTGGATGCGTTAAGGCTGCTCGTTGAAGGGGAGCTCAGATCGTTAAACGTACCGGTAGAGCTACGAATAACCTCTACTGCTTCTAGAGGGCTGGTTACGCTGATTAAGGAGCACTCCAAGCGTAAGAGGAAGACGTATAGGGTGGTTATCTACTCCCAAGAAGGCATTGAAGTAAGCGAGTTGAAGAGGCTCGAGGAATTCTTCGAGAACCGGGAAGTGCGCCAGAGGACGCCTCTAAGGATACTCAGGTGTAAGAAAGACAGGGTCCGTGCGAGAAAGGTCTATACTGTGAAAACACTGCAGGTCTCCGACAAGGTCTTCGAGGCGCTGGTACTCTGCGAAGGTGGACTCTACGTGAAGGAGCTCGTACATTGTGACGACGGGAGAACTACACCGTGTTTCGCGGGCATTCTCGGAAAGGCTCTTATTCCAATAGAGCTGGATGTTATCTACGTGGAGGAATAA
- a CDS encoding RNA-binding domain-containing protein, whose amino-acid sequence MASSRETKRRRGVEISHIEVAAFCHATEDCFRVEESVRNVFPQELRKLIRINRVEKEGYYGNPISIITARISDERYAELITKHLAVSLGPLEKAVLKSTFDLRYDPKTGRFVVRFSKQDLLLGRLRITDSDDVVKVVFHLKSAKKRSDALNFFRNTGLIA is encoded by the coding sequence ATGGCAAGCAGTAGAGAAACTAAGAGAAGGCGAGGAGTAGAAATCTCGCATATTGAAGTAGCGGCTTTCTGCCATGCAACGGAAGACTGTTTTCGTGTCGAGGAATCGGTAAGAAACGTCTTTCCACAGGAGCTCAGGAAGCTTATTAGAATAAACCGCGTGGAGAAGGAGGGATACTACGGCAATCCAATAAGCATCATTACTGCTAGAATCTCGGATGAGCGGTACGCTGAACTGATCACGAAACACCTCGCAGTATCTCTAGGTCCACTTGAGAAGGCTGTGTTGAAATCTACGTTCGATCTTAGATACGACCCCAAAACAGGGAGATTTGTGGTGAGGTTCTCTAAGCAGGATTTACTTTTAGGGCGTCTCAGAATAACCGACTCAGATGACGTAGTAAAGGTTGTTTTTCACCTGAAAAGCGCTAAAAAACGCTCTGACGCCCTAAACTTCTTTAGGAACACTGGTTTAATAGCCTAG
- a CDS encoding redox-regulated ATPase YchF → MPPPEKLIGIVGKTNVGKSTLFAAMTMIPVKIADHPFTTIEPNVGVAYARKKCIHVELGLAKCNPRSGFCQRGFRFIPVKVVDVAGLIPGASKGRGLGNRFMDDLRQADMLIHVVDASGSTDPEGNRCKPGTHDPVEDAVLILSEINEWFKSVVLRIWSSKISRAIITAQNPVELIYQNLSGISVRRKHVVDAIKLAELESKPPRNWSQSDVEEFAVKLREVSKPIIIAANKADYPEAVDNVKRLVKAFGEDNVVPVSALAELILRKAYGSGIIDYLPGDPEFKFKVPREAVPADHAKVLDLIQRNVLKTYGSTGVQELLRKAVFNKLGLIAVYPVEDENKYTDHHGNILPDAYLVERGTTARELAYMVHTELGESFIYAIDAKRGRRVGESYILEDDDVVKIVAARAR, encoded by the coding sequence ATGCCTCCCCCGGAGAAGCTAATCGGCATAGTCGGTAAGACTAACGTGGGCAAGTCAACACTATTTGCGGCCATGACAATGATCCCGGTGAAAATAGCTGATCATCCGTTTACCACAATAGAACCTAATGTAGGGGTAGCCTACGCGAGGAAAAAGTGCATTCACGTCGAGCTAGGCCTTGCAAAGTGCAATCCGAGAAGCGGCTTCTGTCAGCGGGGATTCAGGTTCATACCGGTCAAGGTGGTTGACGTAGCGGGGCTCATCCCGGGAGCTAGTAAGGGGAGGGGACTGGGTAACAGGTTTATGGATGACTTGAGGCAGGCAGATATGCTCATACATGTGGTAGACGCGTCTGGCTCCACGGATCCCGAGGGCAATAGGTGTAAGCCAGGTACCCACGACCCCGTAGAAGACGCGGTGCTGATTCTCTCGGAAATCAATGAGTGGTTTAAGAGCGTTGTTTTGAGGATATGGAGTAGTAAGATATCGAGAGCTATTATAACGGCGCAGAACCCCGTAGAACTCATATACCAGAATCTCTCTGGCATAAGCGTTAGGAGGAAGCACGTAGTAGACGCAATTAAACTTGCAGAGCTAGAGAGTAAGCCTCCTAGGAACTGGTCTCAATCAGATGTAGAGGAGTTTGCAGTGAAGCTCAGGGAGGTATCAAAACCCATCATAATTGCGGCCAATAAGGCAGACTACCCAGAAGCCGTTGATAACGTTAAAAGGCTTGTGAAGGCGTTCGGCGAGGATAACGTCGTGCCCGTGAGCGCGCTTGCAGAACTAATTCTTAGAAAAGCCTACGGGTCGGGAATTATCGACTACTTGCCAGGAGACCCTGAGTTCAAGTTTAAAGTACCCAGAGAGGCTGTTCCGGCCGATCATGCCAAAGTGCTTGATCTGATTCAGCGCAACGTGTTGAAAACGTACGGGTCAACGGGAGTCCAAGAGCTGCTCAGGAAAGCCGTATTTAATAAGCTCGGGTTAATAGCCGTCTACCCCGTGGAGGACGAAAACAAATACACCGACCACCACGGCAATATCCTTCCAGATGCATACCTAGTCGAACGCGGCACCACCGCGAGGGAGCTCGCATATATGGTTCACACGGAGCTTGGTGAAAGCTTTATTTACGCGATCGACGCGAAGCGGGGAAGACGCGTAGGAGAGTCGTACATCCTCGAAGACGATGATGTAGTAAAGATCGTGGCCGCGAGGGCTAGGTAG
- a CDS encoding 50S ribosomal protein L21e, with protein MVKAPRGYRHGTRCLLRKRVRERGAIPSLSLLMVQYSVGDRVHIVANPSIHKGMPHRRFHGKTGEIVGKRGRCYVVKVSLGGKEKVLFIRPEHLRPASLQTTPVKAPNTNTQTQ; from the coding sequence TTGGTCAAGGCACCTAGGGGTTATCGGCATGGAACGCGGTGCTTGTTGAGGAAAAGGGTGAGGGAGCGGGGAGCAATACCCAGTTTAAGCCTCTTAATGGTCCAGTACAGTGTGGGGGACAGAGTCCATATAGTGGCAAACCCATCCATACATAAGGGCATGCCTCACAGAAGGTTTCACGGAAAGACCGGCGAGATTGTAGGTAAACGGGGCAGGTGCTACGTTGTTAAAGTTTCACTAGGTGGCAAGGAGAAAGTGCTGTTCATAAGGCCCGAGCACCTTAGGCCTGCATCCCTTCAAACAACACCGGTTAAAGCTCCCAATACAAACACGCAAACCCAGTAA
- a CDS encoding 30S ribosomal protein S15, translated as MNKRRDRGQSHSTRPARAGPPRWLKLDMSPSDIELLVLELAKKGYTPSMIGIILRDQFGIPLVKQVIGKKVEEILEKHGIKLVVPEDLFNLMKRAVNLRRHLEEHPKDYHSERGLTEIESKIHRLVKYYKRAGKLPLDWKYDPEAAKLVISTGIYRFPESSS; from the coding sequence ATGAACAAGAGACGGGATAGGGGACAATCGCACTCCACAAGGCCTGCAAGAGCCGGTCCACCAAGGTGGTTGAAACTAGACATGAGTCCAAGTGACATAGAGCTACTGGTTTTAGAGCTTGCTAAGAAGGGATACACGCCGTCAATGATAGGGATTATTCTAAGGGATCAGTTCGGTATACCGCTCGTTAAACAGGTAATCGGTAAGAAAGTCGAGGAGATCCTGGAAAAACACGGTATAAAGCTCGTAGTGCCCGAAGACCTCTTCAACTTAATGAAAAGAGCCGTGAACCTAAGAAGACACCTCGAAGAGCATCCCAAAGATTACCACAGTGAAAGGGGGTTAACAGAAATAGAGTCGAAGATTCACAGGCTTGTTAAGTACTACAAGCGCGCAGGAAAACTCCCCCTCGACTGGAAATACGACCCCGAAGCGGCCAAGCTGGTCATCTCGACAGGCATTTACAGGTTCCCGGAATCAAGTAGTTAG
- a CDS encoding XTP/dITP diphosphatase has product MNRICVVTSNKHKFEEILEVAKEYSVELEMCEGFKLEFQADNIEDVVLKSAMLAHILLNRPVLVEDAGLFIEALNGFPGPYSSYVYRTIGIDGILKLLNGVENRKACFKSAVTLVHDKGVFTSTGEVCGVIPSTPRGSGGFGFDPIFVPSGETRTFAEMSIREKNLYSHRAKAVRRVFESLIKVLANAVHL; this is encoded by the coding sequence TTGAATAGGATATGCGTTGTAACAAGCAATAAACACAAGTTCGAGGAGATCCTAGAAGTCGCGAAGGAGTATAGTGTCGAACTCGAGATGTGTGAGGGCTTTAAGCTCGAGTTCCAAGCCGACAACATCGAAGATGTTGTTTTAAAATCCGCAATGCTGGCACACATCCTCCTAAATAGGCCAGTACTCGTGGAAGATGCTGGCCTCTTCATAGAAGCGCTCAACGGGTTTCCTGGGCCTTACAGTAGCTACGTTTATAGAACGATAGGGATAGACGGGATCTTAAAGTTATTAAATGGCGTCGAAAACCGTAAAGCGTGCTTTAAGTCCGCTGTTACATTGGTACATGACAAGGGAGTTTTCACCTCTACCGGAGAGGTCTGCGGAGTCATCCCCAGCACTCCCCGCGGGTCTGGAGGTTTCGGGTTTGACCCCATATTCGTGCCAAGCGGTGAAACGAGGACATTCGCGGAAATGAGCATTCGTGAAAAGAACCTCTACAGCCACCGTGCGAAGGCCGTTAGAAGGGTCTTTGAATCGCTCATTAAGGTTCTTGCTAATGCTGTACATTTATAA
- a CDS encoding sugar phosphate nucleotidyltransferase — MTKAILLAAGEGTRLRPVTETRPKSMIPVLCKPLLEWHLKALLRSGVETIYVVVSYMKDYIGRYLEARGLLGSRVKLIDQGEPRGTGDAVIKASEAVGHGEDVLVVYSDIFLSDWNTVPEVASRNGNVIVGVKSSNPREYGILYMKGSFLEKVVEKPEAPETDIVNAGIYKLNTSDILENANLTPSPRGEIELTDIVNRIASRKPITVLLSSTEWIDVGKPWHIIEANKIALRGIETSLKGRIIEPVRVVGRVFIDEDSTIYPYTTIEGPVYIGRKAEIGPNAYIRPWSVICDNSKIGFSVEVKESVLFENVHSHHLSYIGDSVICEDVNLGAGTVLANLRFDEKTVKMSVKGVLVDTGRRKLGAIIGANVKTGVNVSVMPGVKIGSGSWILPGTVVYRDVPSNVIYPRSPH, encoded by the coding sequence TTGACAAAGGCAATACTCCTCGCAGCGGGTGAGGGCACTCGCTTAAGGCCTGTCACGGAAACTAGGCCTAAATCCATGATCCCGGTTCTTTGTAAGCCCCTCTTGGAGTGGCATCTAAAAGCGCTACTCCGTAGTGGCGTGGAAACGATCTACGTTGTTGTAAGCTACATGAAAGATTACATTGGCAGGTACCTTGAAGCCCGGGGACTACTAGGTAGCAGGGTCAAGCTGATCGATCAGGGAGAGCCCAGGGGCACCGGCGATGCAGTCATAAAGGCGAGTGAAGCCGTCGGGCACGGTGAGGATGTTCTAGTTGTGTACTCAGACATTTTCTTGAGCGACTGGAACACCGTGCCAGAGGTGGCTTCGAGAAACGGCAACGTCATTGTAGGAGTCAAGTCTAGTAACCCAAGGGAATACGGGATACTCTATATGAAAGGGTCTTTCCTGGAGAAAGTCGTTGAAAAACCCGAAGCCCCGGAAACCGACATAGTTAACGCCGGTATATACAAGCTTAATACGAGCGACATACTTGAAAACGCTAACCTAACTCCAAGTCCACGCGGCGAGATAGAGTTAACGGATATAGTTAACAGAATAGCGTCGCGGAAGCCCATAACGGTGTTGCTATCTAGCACGGAGTGGATCGATGTCGGTAAACCGTGGCACATCATTGAAGCAAACAAAATCGCGCTCAGGGGAATAGAAACCTCCCTTAAAGGCAGAATTATCGAGCCCGTCCGCGTGGTGGGCAGGGTTTTCATAGATGAGGACTCGACAATTTACCCTTACACCACTATTGAAGGTCCCGTATACATTGGAAGAAAAGCCGAGATCGGCCCAAATGCCTACATAAGGCCGTGGAGTGTTATATGTGATAACTCGAAAATAGGCTTCTCGGTAGAAGTAAAAGAAAGCGTTTTATTCGAAAACGTGCACTCTCACCACCTATCATACATTGGTGATAGCGTCATATGCGAGGACGTAAACCTGGGTGCCGGAACAGTGCTGGCCAATCTCCGGTTCGACGAAAAGACCGTTAAGATGAGCGTGAAGGGCGTTCTCGTGGATACAGGTAGAAGGAAGCTAGGCGCAATCATAGGTGCTAACGTGAAAACGGGCGTAAACGTATCGGTAATGCCTGGCGTAAAGATAGGTTCTGGTAGCTGGATTCTACCTGGAACCGTTGTTTACAGAGATGTACCGAGCAACGTTATATACCCCCGAAGCCCACATTAA
- a CDS encoding Rpp14/Pop5 family protein, with translation MLEYVTLILLVLSIAMSIALIVLLRKTARYYKAVKSMLEAKTTTSKKPRKRYIVFTTLCEGSVSQVEVEKSIKEKITEYYGQGTLHKASPHVVLFDEKVGRGVVRVLHTYVDYVVAAMGLVKNIEGRKCIVIPIRTTGTLKKAREYIDRAKV, from the coding sequence ATGCTTGAATACGTCACCTTAATATTGCTTGTACTATCAATCGCCATGAGCATCGCCTTGATCGTGTTGCTAAGGAAGACCGCCAGGTACTACAAGGCGGTTAAAAGCATGCTCGAAGCTAAGACTACGACCTCCAAGAAGCCTAGAAAGCGATACATCGTGTTTACGACCCTGTGCGAAGGCAGTGTTTCGCAAGTCGAAGTCGAGAAGTCCATCAAAGAAAAAATCACCGAGTACTATGGGCAAGGCACGCTTCACAAGGCCTCTCCCCACGTGGTGCTTTTCGATGAGAAGGTAGGGCGCGGCGTTGTGAGGGTTTTACACACGTATGTGGACTATGTAGTCGCCGCGATGGGCCTTGTAAAGAACATCGAGGGGAGAAAGTGCATCGTAATACCAATAAGAACGACGGGCACGCTCAAAAAAGCGCGAGAATACATTGACAGAGCAAAAGTGTAG
- a CDS encoding 30S ribosomal protein S3ae: MSTRPVIKDKWKAKRWYEVVAPEIFGGISLGTIPSDDPDKLIGRVMETTLYDLTGDITQVHVKLYFQIVKVEGDRAYTRFKGHELARDYMKSLVRRKSSKVQGIFDVQTRDGYVLRITIVSLTSYRCKTSQKRAIRRVVGDYILQKAAELTLSELIQEVLKGSISNDIAERARKVYPVRRVEVYKTKLLMIPTPEGPRPAVVVSPIQLKRATPS, from the coding sequence TTGTCCACGAGACCCGTAATAAAAGATAAGTGGAAGGCGAAGAGATGGTACGAGGTGGTAGCACCGGAAATCTTCGGAGGCATTAGCCTGGGTACCATACCATCGGACGATCCCGATAAGCTTATTGGAAGGGTAATGGAGACCACTCTTTACGACCTTACCGGTGACATTACACAGGTACACGTCAAGTTGTACTTCCAGATCGTTAAAGTCGAAGGCGATAGGGCTTACACGAGGTTTAAGGGACACGAGCTAGCGAGAGACTACATGAAGAGCCTGGTCAGAAGGAAAAGTAGTAAGGTGCAGGGCATTTTCGACGTTCAGACGAGAGACGGCTACGTACTTAGAATAACAATAGTGTCTTTAACGAGTTATAGGTGTAAAACGAGCCAGAAGAGGGCGATCAGAAGGGTTGTAGGGGACTACATTTTACAGAAGGCAGCCGAACTCACGCTATCAGAGCTTATTCAAGAAGTCTTGAAAGGTTCGATCTCGAACGACATAGCCGAGCGAGCTAGAAAGGTATACCCTGTTAGGAGAGTCGAGGTGTACAAGACCAAGTTATTGATGATACCGACACCTGAAGGACCTAGACCCGCCGTCGTAGTTTCACCCATACAGCTTAAGCGCGCGACCCCTTCATAA
- a CDS encoding Kae1-associated kinase Bud32, producing the protein MVALTRPVPVSRGAEAEIYLVDFFGVRAVVKKRVSKPYRNPLFDKVFIQSRTRVEARVLSELYNAGLRVPAVLLVDDENGVIVMEYIKGIRASQVFDSLDGNALVSIAGEVGRFAAQMHNMKIYHGDFTLANLLLSDHGVVVIDFGLAGYSTDIEEYAIDLHLMSRSAYVADPEKAKSFTEHVLEAYSGSYKGNAEEVIKRMREISIRGRYVDRELRKTVMRERYIE; encoded by the coding sequence ATGGTTGCCTTGACCAGGCCTGTACCCGTTTCTCGGGGAGCAGAGGCGGAGATCTACCTAGTAGACTTCTTCGGGGTGAGAGCAGTAGTTAAAAAGCGCGTAAGCAAGCCCTATAGAAACCCGCTTTTCGACAAGGTGTTCATACAGTCCAGGACCAGAGTAGAAGCTAGAGTCCTCTCTGAGCTTTATAACGCGGGTCTTAGGGTCCCTGCAGTGCTACTTGTCGATGACGAGAACGGAGTGATAGTAATGGAATATATTAAGGGTATACGGGCATCCCAGGTATTCGACAGTCTAGACGGCAACGCCCTGGTATCTATCGCCGGGGAAGTGGGCAGGTTTGCCGCTCAAATGCACAACATGAAGATTTACCATGGGGACTTCACCCTGGCAAACCTACTGCTGAGCGACCACGGTGTAGTAGTCATAGATTTCGGGCTCGCCGGCTACAGTACTGACATAGAGGAGTACGCCATAGATTTGCACCTGATGAGCAGGAGCGCCTACGTCGCAGACCCCGAGAAAGCTAAAAGCTTCACCGAGCACGTGCTGGAAGCTTACAGTGGTAGCTACAAGGGAAACGCCGAAGAGGTGATTAAGAGAATGAGGGAAATAAGTATAAGGGGGCGCTACGTGGACAGGGAGCTGAGAAAGACCGTGATGAGGGAAAGGTACATTGAATAG
- a CDS encoding KEOPS complex subunit Pcc1, which yields MPGEVEVAIQVSSEKCELVTAIRKALEPDNVRAPSDMKIEEAMEWTSTGECIYRIKIKVKGGTERSLKRARSTVNEVLAIVKTLGKAFELAMREKRVGGNA from the coding sequence ATGCCCGGCGAAGTAGAAGTAGCCATACAGGTCTCCTCGGAAAAGTGTGAACTTGTAACTGCGATAAGGAAGGCGCTGGAACCGGATAACGTTAGGGCCCCATCAGACATGAAAATAGAGGAGGCGATGGAATGGACATCTACAGGCGAGTGCATTTACAGAATTAAAATAAAGGTGAAAGGGGGTACAGAGAGGTCTTTGAAGAGAGCCCGGTCTACCGTCAACGAGGTTCTCGCGATCGTAAAAACCCTAGGTAAAGCATTCGAGCTCGCGATGAGAGAGAAGCGTGTTGGTGGAAACGCTTAA
- a CDS encoding 50S ribosomal protein L15e: MAKGMYHYIAETWHRIYRGELRELLARRLIEWRRQPTVLRVDKPTRLDRAKALGYKAKVGFVVVRVRVRKGGQRRPRPRSGRRPKRMGVYGYAPAKSLRLIAEERAARKYRNLEVLNSYYVGEDGKYKWYEVILVDRNHPAICSDPDIKWICEPQHRGRAFRGLTSAGKKVRGLRRSRGLRGTVYYKWKRKQKERELKKRHEASRGAREPWQAVEKLREGEE, translated from the coding sequence ATGGCTAAGGGCATGTACCACTACATTGCTGAAACGTGGCATAGGATATACAGGGGCGAGCTCAGAGAGCTACTAGCGAGGCGGCTCATAGAGTGGAGGAGGCAACCAACAGTGCTAAGAGTAGATAAACCAACGCGCCTAGACAGGGCGAAGGCTCTGGGCTACAAGGCAAAAGTGGGATTCGTAGTTGTTAGAGTAAGGGTAAGAAAAGGAGGGCAGAGAAGGCCGAGACCGCGGAGCGGTAGAAGACCTAAGAGAATGGGGGTATACGGGTACGCCCCAGCGAAAAGCTTGAGGCTTATCGCCGAGGAAAGGGCTGCAAGAAAATACCGTAACCTAGAAGTTCTAAACAGCTACTACGTTGGGGAGGACGGCAAGTACAAGTGGTATGAAGTAATCTTAGTTGACAGGAATCATCCAGCTATATGTAGTGACCCTGACATCAAGTGGATCTGCGAACCACAACATAGAGGAAGGGCCTTCAGGGGGCTCACTAGCGCGGGTAAGAAGGTTAGGGGATTGAGGAGGAGTAGAGGCTTGCGCGGGACAGTATACTACAAGTGGAAAAGGAAGCAGAAGGAACGTGAACTAAAGAAACGGCACGAAGCTAGTAGGGGAGCTCGTGAACCATGGCAAGCAGTAGAGAAACTAAGAGAAGGCGAGGAGTAG
- a CDS encoding signal recognition particle protein Srp54, protein MVFDGVKDALRKFLRQDKYEDAVNEFIKDLQKELIKSDVNLKLVSEIASRIRQRAIGEKPPPGISRKNWFITIVYEELLKLLGGDKKPPVRPSKKPWVMLLVGLQGSGKTTTAAKIAYFYKLEGYKVGLIAADTYRPAAYDQLKQLGDQIGVPVYGEPGEKDAVSIAKRGVEYFVQRGFDVAIIDTAGRHHKEESLLEEMKEIYEAVKPDEIMLVIDASTGQQAYTIAKKFHEATPIGSIVISKLDGTAKGGGALSAVIATGASVKFVGIGEGVEDLEVFRPSRFISRMLGLGDVESLVESVRRARLEFTEEDVKQLFEGRINMRLIYKQLINLRRLGPLKKLLQMIPGFELKLPLEVDSKELEKKLNKWIAIINSMTYEELDNPEIVDRSRIKRIAYGAGVSTEDVKELLKQYEAVKKILKTIRRKDVLKKLGIKIPEAVEGLDLEV, encoded by the coding sequence TTGGTGTTTGATGGAGTAAAGGATGCTTTGAGGAAGTTTCTACGGCAGGATAAGTACGAGGATGCTGTGAACGAGTTTATAAAAGACCTGCAAAAGGAGCTGATAAAATCAGACGTAAACTTAAAGCTCGTCTCGGAAATTGCGAGTAGAATTAGACAAAGAGCAATTGGCGAGAAGCCCCCGCCAGGTATTTCCAGGAAGAACTGGTTCATCACCATAGTGTACGAGGAGCTACTAAAGCTCCTGGGAGGCGACAAGAAGCCTCCGGTAAGGCCGTCTAAAAAGCCCTGGGTCATGCTCCTAGTAGGCTTGCAGGGTAGTGGTAAGACAACTACTGCGGCGAAAATAGCATACTTCTACAAGCTAGAAGGATACAAGGTAGGGCTCATAGCAGCTGATACCTACAGGCCGGCTGCTTACGATCAGTTAAAGCAGCTGGGGGACCAAATAGGCGTACCAGTATACGGCGAGCCCGGAGAAAAAGACGCTGTCAGCATAGCGAAGAGAGGTGTTGAGTACTTCGTTCAACGGGGCTTTGACGTAGCCATTATAGATACGGCTGGAAGGCACCACAAGGAAGAATCGCTTCTCGAAGAGATGAAAGAGATCTACGAGGCCGTAAAACCCGACGAGATAATGCTAGTGATAGACGCCTCAACAGGCCAGCAGGCATACACCATAGCCAAGAAGTTCCACGAGGCAACACCCATAGGCTCGATAGTGATTTCGAAGCTTGATGGCACGGCAAAAGGTGGTGGAGCGCTCTCCGCCGTTATTGCTACCGGGGCCTCGGTAAAGTTTGTTGGAATTGGGGAGGGGGTTGAGGACCTCGAGGTGTTCAGGCCTTCGAGATTTATTTCGAGAATGCTCGGACTAGGTGACGTGGAAAGCCTCGTGGAGTCCGTGAGGAGAGCCCGGTTGGAATTCACGGAAGAAGACGTTAAGCAGCTCTTCGAGGGCAGGATAAACATGAGGCTGATATACAAGCAGCTAATCAACTTGAGGAGGCTGGGGCCTCTCAAAAAGCTGCTACAAATGATTCCAGGATTCGAGCTTAAACTGCCACTTGAAGTAGACTCCAAGGAGCTCGAGAAAAAGCTCAATAAGTGGATCGCAATAATAAACTCCATGACTTACGAAGAACTGGATAACCCCGAGATCGTGGATAGGTCGAGGATTAAGAGAATAGCTTACGGGGCGGGAGTGAGTACCGAAGACGTTAAGGAGCTACTTAAACAGTACGAGGCAGTCAAGAAGATCCTCAAGACCATAAGGAGAAAAGACGTCTTAAAGAAACTGGGCATAAAGATCCCAGAAGCGGTAGAAGGCCTGGACCTGGAGGTATGA
- a CDS encoding DUF2095 family protein yields MCPEYNVEEFKRRYPRLADEVFGGKAVKLALRVSILDPWRGYIPTAVDYIRRCRTVEEAFEVIDYLVKRNELSFEEAERLRAKLREGGIDAFGGRKEDDYYYKQAMRYWGVARTRETKPARETEGEEVLEEST; encoded by the coding sequence ATGTGCCCAGAGTACAACGTAGAGGAGTTCAAGAGGCGCTACCCTAGGTTAGCAGACGAGGTGTTCGGAGGGAAAGCCGTGAAGCTGGCCTTGAGGGTCAGCATCCTCGACCCATGGAGAGGTTACATCCCGACGGCTGTTGACTATATTAGAAGGTGCCGGACGGTTGAAGAAGCCTTCGAGGTCATAGACTACCTCGTGAAGCGCAACGAGCTGTCTTTCGAGGAGGCTGAAAGGCTCAGAGCCAAGCTTAGAGAGGGGGGTATAGATGCCTTCGGTGGGAGGAAAGAGGACGACTATTACTACAAACAGGCCATGCGCTACTGGGGCGTGGCAAGAACGCGGGAGACTAAGCCGGCTAGAGAAACTGAGGGTGAAGAGGTACTCGAGGAGTCTACCTAG